One part of the Verrucomicrobiota bacterium genome encodes these proteins:
- a CDS encoding alanine--glyoxylate aminotransferase family protein — MSVRLYIPGPVEVSEETLKAMGTPMIGHRSPEFVELYQSIQPDLQKLFYTKDPVYISTSSAWGLMEGSLRNVVQKGVLNCMSGAFSDKWFDVSQRCGKKAKALQYEWGIAIKPEDIRRELETGEFDAITLIHNETSTGTMNPLEEIMEVLRDFPDVISIIDTVSSFTVLPIEKDRLGIDVILTGSQKALALPPGMALLSVSQKALDRAAKVPDRGYYFDFHEFQANHEKGMTPSTPVISHIFALKQQLGTINAEGLENRYARHLRLNNLVRDWVKEKGLSLFPEAGYEAVSLCCVSNADGVLDIPAMNKYLRNNHNAQMDQGYGKIKAKTFRINNMGNETEASIKEYLGLLDQAIAAT, encoded by the coding sequence GTGAGCGTTAGACTTTATATTCCGGGTCCTGTAGAAGTGTCTGAAGAGACTCTCAAAGCCATGGGTACACCCATGATCGGACATCGCAGTCCAGAATTCGTCGAGCTTTACCAATCGATTCAACCCGATCTCCAAAAGCTCTTCTACACTAAAGACCCTGTTTATATAAGTACGAGCAGTGCCTGGGGTCTCATGGAAGGATCTTTGAGAAACGTGGTTCAAAAAGGTGTGCTCAATTGCATGTCAGGTGCCTTTTCCGATAAGTGGTTCGATGTAAGCCAGCGGTGCGGTAAAAAAGCGAAAGCCCTGCAATACGAATGGGGTATTGCCATCAAACCAGAGGACATTCGTCGTGAATTGGAAACGGGCGAATTCGATGCCATAACGCTCATTCATAACGAAACTTCAACAGGCACCATGAATCCGTTGGAGGAGATCATGGAGGTGCTACGCGATTTCCCTGATGTTATTTCAATAATAGATACAGTGAGTTCGTTTACTGTATTACCTATCGAAAAAGATCGGCTTGGAATTGATGTGATTCTTACGGGATCACAGAAAGCATTAGCACTGCCACCAGGTATGGCTCTGTTGTCTGTGAGCCAGAAAGCCCTGGATCGAGCCGCCAAGGTTCCCGATCGCGGCTATTATTTCGATTTCCACGAATTCCAAGCCAACCACGAGAAAGGGATGACTCCCAGCACACCGGTCATTTCACACATATTCGCCCTTAAACAGCAGTTGGGCACTATCAACGCCGAGGGACTGGAGAACCGTTATGCACGCCATCTCCGATTGAATAACCTGGTGCGCGACTGGGTAAAAGAAAAGGGCCTCAGCCTCTTCCCCGAAGCAGGCTATGAAGCGGTTTCCCTTTGTTGCGTGAGTAACGCAGATGGCGTATTGGATATTCCCGCGATGAATAAATACTTGCGTAATAACCATAATGCCCAAATGGACCAGGGTTATGGGAAGATTAAGGCAAAAACATTTCGAATTAACAATATGGGCAATGAAACCGAAGCCAGTATCAAAGAATACCTCGGGCTTCTTGACCAAGCAATTG
- the lpxK gene encoding tetraacyldisaccharide 4'-kinase, which translates to MLKRLFTRINQSLERFAQFAEDVIMDRREGRGATIFAAFLKPLSVLMNGLVQLRLWLYEHRIFRTRHLGCLVVVVGNLTVGGTGKTPVVEKFARSLASRGRKVAILSRGYKSKPIPFWKRWARRISHRGDPPPKVVSDGKTVLLNSEEAGDEPFMLASNLPGVMVFVDKNRVNAGSFAIRKYGVDTLILDDGFQYLPLKGRLNLLLVDKTKPFGNGQLLPRGILREPIKHLKRASFVFLTKSNGVPDPELEALIRKNNPTVDIIECAHRPKYLQRLDTGEKRPLSEMDGKRIGAFSAIADHYSFEGFLRQNGAQVMYTRRFLDHHRFTDAELEHLFEQAEKEGLEFLVTTEKDAVRIHKDFPKTIPLYYLRLEIEILSGDKDFEKAVSRICFPENKTELSFRQSKNGQVAS; encoded by the coding sequence ATGCTAAAACGCCTCTTTACGCGTATTAATCAATCTCTGGAACGCTTTGCTCAATTCGCGGAAGATGTAATAATGGACCGTAGAGAAGGTAGAGGTGCTACCATCTTTGCCGCTTTTTTGAAGCCATTGTCCGTTTTGATGAACGGATTAGTTCAATTAAGACTTTGGTTATACGAGCACCGGATTTTCCGAACACGGCATTTGGGCTGCTTGGTGGTTGTGGTTGGGAATCTCACGGTAGGTGGCACGGGAAAGACCCCGGTCGTTGAGAAATTTGCCCGATCTTTAGCTTCCAGAGGGCGAAAAGTCGCCATACTTAGCCGGGGATATAAGAGTAAGCCCATTCCGTTTTGGAAACGCTGGGCTCGCCGGATCTCTCATAGGGGCGATCCTCCGCCCAAGGTAGTGAGTGACGGGAAAACCGTGTTGCTGAATTCCGAAGAAGCCGGGGACGAGCCCTTTATGCTCGCGAGCAATTTGCCGGGAGTAATGGTATTTGTAGATAAGAACCGGGTGAATGCTGGTTCTTTCGCTATTCGGAAATACGGTGTAGATACGCTTATCCTGGATGATGGGTTTCAATACCTGCCGCTAAAAGGTAGGCTGAACTTGTTGCTCGTCGACAAGACCAAGCCGTTCGGGAATGGGCAATTACTTCCGCGGGGAATCCTTAGAGAACCTATCAAACACTTAAAACGAGCTTCTTTTGTGTTCCTGACCAAATCTAACGGTGTGCCGGACCCCGAGCTCGAAGCTCTGATTCGAAAGAATAATCCAACCGTCGATATCATCGAGTGTGCTCACCGACCCAAATACCTGCAACGTTTGGATACCGGTGAAAAGCGTCCGCTGTCTGAAATGGATGGAAAGCGAATCGGAGCATTTAGCGCCATTGCCGATCATTATAGTTTTGAAGGTTTTCTTCGCCAAAATGGAGCTCAAGTAATGTATACCCGCAGATTCCTTGATCACCATCGATTTACCGACGCTGAGCTGGAACACTTGTTCGAGCAGGCTGAGAAGGAAGGTTTGGAGTTTTTAGTGACCACCGAAAAAGATGCGGTTCGCATCCACAAGGACTTTCCTAAAACGATTCCGCTGTATTATTTACGCCTCGAAATTGAAATATTATCAGGTGACAAGGATTTCGAGAAGGCTGTTTCACGCATCTGTTTTCCAGAAAACAAAACCGAACTTTCATTCCGACAATCTAAAAACGGTCAAGTGGCGAGTTAA
- a CDS encoding nucleoside monophosphate kinase, giving the protein MPNLPNPSKTQDLEVKDAQIIFNSVWNQLESKHGRENLRFPKELIWLNGAPGSGKGTQTGFIMGFRDLTDGPVVVSDLLTSPQALKMKDAGNMVGDREVLTLVFDELLEPRYESGTVVDGFPRTKVQVECLKLLYQKLRELRTQFYHTDLRQHFRKSIFHIMVLFVDEGESVTRQIRRGRQTREHNEKVRASGVGQLKEERLTDFDENTARRRYRTFKEGTYEALKDLQQIFHYHYINAHGTIQEVKERIVREMRYQSSLELGERTFDRLRVIPIAEEIVRHARQDLVKRLDDYADNHKELFEKVAQHIYEKFMPIIIRHAISGMALINSEDASFHDPLALQILLDIFSERGYHTSIDVRKVDSPSKVNLKTGEIEYLSKRVYSFRVRFNGSEIRRG; this is encoded by the coding sequence ATGCCGAATCTACCCAACCCATCTAAAACGCAGGATCTCGAGGTTAAGGATGCACAAATCATCTTTAACTCAGTTTGGAACCAACTGGAGAGTAAACACGGACGCGAAAACCTTCGTTTCCCCAAAGAGCTGATCTGGCTCAATGGTGCTCCAGGTTCGGGGAAGGGTACGCAAACGGGTTTTATCATGGGCTTCCGGGACCTTACCGACGGCCCTGTCGTGGTGAGCGACCTGCTTACCAGTCCGCAGGCGTTGAAGATGAAAGATGCGGGAAATATGGTCGGAGACCGGGAAGTGCTGACTCTGGTCTTCGATGAACTGTTAGAACCCCGCTACGAGAGTGGAACGGTTGTGGATGGATTTCCTCGTACCAAAGTTCAGGTCGAGTGTTTGAAGTTGTTATATCAAAAACTCCGTGAACTACGCACCCAGTTTTATCATACCGACCTAAGGCAACATTTCCGGAAATCTATTTTTCATATCATGGTGTTGTTTGTGGATGAAGGAGAGAGTGTTACTCGTCAAATTCGACGTGGCCGACAAACGCGGGAGCATAATGAAAAAGTTAGAGCTTCAGGAGTAGGGCAACTTAAAGAAGAACGCTTAACCGACTTCGATGAAAATACGGCTCGCCGAAGGTACCGTACCTTTAAGGAGGGCACTTACGAAGCGCTCAAAGATCTGCAGCAGATTTTCCACTACCACTATATTAATGCGCATGGTACGATCCAGGAAGTAAAGGAACGTATCGTCCGCGAAATGCGCTACCAAAGTTCGCTTGAACTCGGCGAGCGTACCTTTGACCGTCTGCGAGTGATCCCCATTGCGGAGGAGATTGTGCGGCACGCGCGTCAGGATTTGGTTAAACGCCTGGATGACTATGCGGATAATCACAAGGAATTGTTTGAGAAGGTTGCTCAGCATATTTATGAAAAGTTTATGCCCATTATCATAAGACATGCTATTTCTGGTATGGCATTGATAAACTCTGAGGATGCTTCCTTTCACGACCCGTTGGCGCTTCAAATCCTGTTGGATATATTTTCCGAGCGAGGCTATCACACCTCGATTGATGTTCGAAAAGTCGATTCTCCATCAAAGGTTAATCTCAAGACCGGTGAGATTGAATACTTGAGTAAACGTGTTTATTCATTTCGCGTTCGATTCAACGGAAGTGAGATTCGTCGAGGTTAG